The Vibrio diazotrophicus DNA window CATTCTGTTCAGCCAATGCATAGCTGTCGTCTGGAGCAGAGACAGAGCCTTCGACACTGACTTTAAGAATCGGCCTTTCCTGCAACGCTTGTGCAAGTTTACCTATGCGCTGTTTCTCTTCGTCATCTAAGGTTGCAATACCGGCTTGGAAAGTGACTTGATTCAACTCTTCATCCGTACCGACAAGATCAGCTAACAGCGAGAACGGAGCTGTCACGGCTTTAGTAATGATGTTGGCGAACGCTTTCAGAATCACACTACCAAAACTGAAGTCAGGATCATCCACTTCACCTGACACGTTAACACCCAAATCAATCACGCCGTGACGATCTTGCAATATCGCAATCGCCAGAGTGATAGGCAGGCTGGTGGCAAGGCTGGAATCACTGGGTTTACCCAGTTGCAGCTGATCGATAACAAGATGGTTTGTACCTTGAAGCTGGTTGTCATCTAATCGGTAGTTCAGGTCGAGTGAAAGTTGGCCTTTATCGATGTAATAACCCGCGTAGGTTCCAGAATACGGATTGACGGAAGTCAGCTCAACGCTTCTAAACACTAAGGCAAGATCGAGATAAGGCTTTTCAATCAGTGGGTTAATTTCACCTTTCAGTGTTACTGGCGCATATTTGTCAATTTTGCCGGCAATGTCCACACTAGCTTTCGTTCCCGGAGTTGAAGACAGGTTCTTGATTGAACCTTCGAGTAGCTCAATACCGGAGGCAAAGTTAGGGGTTAGCGAGTTGTCAGCGAAAAACGCGGAGCCGTTGGCAAACTTAATCTGTTGAATCATGACCGACATAGGCTTGCTGCTATTGCCTTTCGTGGTCACTGTCGCTTTGGTTGTCGCGGCTTTGTCAGTTGTGGCCGTTGAGGTATCACTCTGCTTAGTAACCACAATATCGCCAATGTTGGTGCGCTTATCTTCGGCAATCATTACTTTAGCGTAAGGCGCATCGAGCAACACCGTTTTGATGATCAACTGGTTTTGCTTTGAACTAAAACGCAGTGAGTCCACAGACATTTTCTGCCATTTCACCAAAGGTTCTCGCTTGATTGTGTCACGCATCAAAAGATTGTTAACACTGAGCGAGCCATCGAAATTAATGACGTCTGCACCACTGACGTTGTAATTTCCTTTGGTATTGAGTGCGCCTTTGGTTAAGCGAATATTCAGATAAGGGGTGAGATAAGGCTGTAGCTGTGTCAGATCCAGTGAATCAATGGACAAATTGCCATCCACTTTAAGTGCTTTAACATCAACACTGCCTTGAGTTGCAAAAGATCCTCTAGTGTTTTCTGGTTGCTGCTTGCTACTTGAGCTCACATCAAGAGCGACGTCATATTCGATAGGTTCGATTAAGTCGCTTTGAATCGTTTTTGTTGACACTGTCATAGGGTGGACGCGCCAGTGCACACCTTGTGACTGAACTTTTTCCAACACATTGAAGTCCGAATCTGCCATTGAGAATTGCTCAAGGCGAACCTTCCACTGCGGTGTCGCTGATTCTTGGCTTGCTGCCTGATTAGCTGAAGTATCCTGATTAGGCGCAACACCGTTTGTTTGGGTTGTTGGCGTGAACAGTGCGGCTAAATCGAGCCCATTTTTGTCCAACAATGCGTCAAACCATAAGCCTTGCATTGAAATATCAGCGATGTTGATCAGTTGTTCATCGCCAGACAGTTGGATATCACTGACAACCAATGAAGGCAGTTTTACTTTTTCAGATTGTTGATCACTAAAAACGAGATTGGAGAGCGAGAACTGTCCGTTCTGAGTTTGGTATGAAAGTGAGTCATTAACTTGTTTTGCATGGTAATTGGTCGAGAAGCTGACTGAACCATCGCTCAATCGTGCTGCTATCAGGTCTTTAGCGAATGGCCAGTATGGCGTTAGCGTCAGATCGTTGAGTGCCACATCACCTTTAATTTCAAATGGAGAAAGCTGAAATTGACCATTCAGAGCGAGCGGGCTTTGATCAGCACTCACTAACGAAAATTGGTATTGGTTAGCGTTTTCGGTCAGATTCAGTTTTCCGTCTTGGTTAGCAGGCAGGCTCAGAGCGTAAGCCTGACTATCAATGTTGTTGAGCTTTAAGGAAATCTGTTGGTAATTTAAGTCAGCACCAGTAACGGAATCTACAAATCTGACATCACCATCAGTGATAGCAACAGCGTTAACCTTGAATGCAGGAATCGTGTTGGTGGCGGCCTCTTCAGACGCGTTCTCTTCAGTTTGTGGTGGATTGTTGCTGGCTAATGTTTCGAGAATATCACTGAAGTTAAACGCATTATGTTCGTCTAAGCGTTGTACTTGAATTCCAGGTTGGACAAGAAACAGATGGTCTACAGTTGGCGTTAAGCTTAGTAAGCTTTGCCAAAAGTTCACTTCCACTTCCAGCATTGCAAACTTGGTGAATGCTTGTTGTTGGTCTTGCTCAAGAATGGCGAAATTTTCAATTCGAGCTCTGAGAAGGAAAGGGTTAATCGAGACTTTTTCAAGTTGGACATTGCGACCTAACAGTTGGCTAAGTTGCTTGGGCGCTTGCGACTGAATAACCGCAGGGGCAATAAGGCCGATTATGACGGCATAAGTCACATAGGTAAGCGCTAGATATGTTGAGGCTCTTAACCACTTCGGCGCCGATTTAAAACGAGCATAAAACACAGATACCGCTTGTTTCATAGGTAGTATTAGCCTCTTTCTTGCTGCAGAAAATTCTCACAAAAATATAGTCCGTTAGTTTAACTATATTTTTCCAAAAGAGTTAATTTTGCTGGTGCAAATTTGCTTGTAAAAAAGATGAAAAAAAGCCGCTCATATCAGGGATAGAGCGGCAAAACGGGGGGATGTCATCAGAAGCAGTGGCTAAATGGGTCAGAAACCACTTCGTCAGTATCGGTTATTATTATGTTGTGGAGTCTAATTCTTACTTTTGTGGGTATGTTTTGTAGCGCACACCCATCATCTGTTCCATACAATGAACAACTTGGCAGCTATAACCAAACTCATTGTCATACCAAACGTACAGAACGCATCGGTTATCTTGAGCGATGGTCGCAGCACCATCGACTACGCCAGCGTAGCGTGAACCTACAAGGTCAGACGATACGATCTCTGTTGATTCTGTGTAATCAATTTGTGCTGACAGGGCAGAGTTCAGTGCCATCTCTCTGAGATAAGTATTGAGCGCTTCTTTGTCTGTGCTCTTTTCTAAGTTCAGGTTAGCGATCGCCATGGAAACATTTGGTGTAGGAACGCGAATTGAGTTACCAGTCAGCTTACCAGCCAATTCAGGCAGCGCTTTTGCAACGGCTTTTGCAGCACCAGTTTCAGTCAGAACCATATTCAATGACGCTGAACGACCACGACGTTCGCCGCTGTGGAAGTTGTCGATGAGGTTCTGGTCGTTGGTGAATGAGTGCACGGTTTCAATGTGACCAGATACCACACCAAACTTGTCATTCATCGCTTTCAGAATCGGTGTGATAGCGTTTGTGGTACAGCTTGCTGCTGAAATAATTGTGTCTTCAGGTTGAATAACGGATTCGTTAACACCGAATACTACGTTTTTAATATCACCTTTGCCCGGAGCTGTTAGCAATACTTTGCTTGTGCCTTTAGAGCTTAAGTGTTTGCTCAACCCTTCGCTGTCACGCCATACACCCGTGTTATCAACAACGAGTGCGTTGTGGATGTCATAACTGGTGTAATCAATCTCTTCAGGGGAGTTGGCATAGATAACTTTGATGAAGTTGCCGTTAACAATGAGTGCTTTATGTTCGTTGTCGACAATGATGCTGCCGTTGAACTGACCGTGCACCGAATCTCTTCTTAGCAAGCTTGCGCGCTTCTCCAAATCACCCTGTTTACCACCGCGAACAACAATAGCACGCAGTCTCAGTGGGTAACCTGGGCCACTTTTTTCAATCAGCAAACGAGCAAGTAATCGACCGATACGGCCAAAACCATAGAGAACCACGTCTTTTGGTGTCGTAATCGTAGTGCCGTTTAAGCTACTGAGCAGAGCCGTTTGAAGAAAATCATCTAAGTTGTTTTCATCAGTATGTTGCTGCCAATACTGGTGACCAAGTTGACCAATATCGATGCGACAAGGCGACAAGTCTAGCTCAGCTAAGCGCTGCAAAATCGGCATGGTTTGTTCTAGAGAGAGTGCGGTTCCAGTGTATCGGCGGGCAATGCGGTGGGTTTTAATGATGTCGATGGTGGCGGCGTTGATCAGTGTCTTACCATACAAAATAACTTCAACACCTTTTAAACGATAGAGTTGGCCGATTAATGGTGACATCGATTCTGCGATAGTTTGGCTGGCCTGCCAATCGAGTAGATGTTTTTCTGGACTCATTGCTGTAAACCTTTCACGTTATGGTTGAGCTGATACCCACAGTTTTTACTGCGTTTGGTATTGGGGATAAGTATTGTTGTTTTTATGTGGCGGGATTGTAATGTCTGATAGGTTATTCTGCTAGAAAAAATAATGCCCATATTTTTAACTGTTAACTCGATCATTAATAGAGCTTTAATGTGCGATTTTAAGTGTTTTTACGTATTGACAGAAAGTGATTAAGGTAACTTATTTCGCGTCTATCTGTATTTATGTCCGATTTCTATTGTGGCAATGCAGATTGGTATTACATAAAAATTGGCTGTATATCATTTTATCTACGCAAAGAGTAAACATTAAAGGGGCGAAAAGCCCCTTATGTTGATGAGTTGATGGGATATGAGCTTATCCGTGAGCGGCGACTTGAGGGCGAGGGATTGCAACGTCTTTTCTGCTCGATAAAAGAGCCATAAATTCGTAAGGAGGGACTGGGCGAGAGTACAAATAGCCTTGGTACTCGTCACAGCCTTCGGTTGCCAACAAATAGAGCTGTTCATCATTGACCACGCCTTCTGCCGTGACCACTTTCCCCATATTGTGACCAAGTTGAATGATGGTTCGCACCAGCATGTGGTCATTGTGATTGGAGCAGCACTCATCAATAAATGATTTATCGATCTTCAACACATCGATGGGGAGTTGTTTTAAGTAATTCAGTGAAGAATAAGCAACACCAAAATCATCAATGGCGACACGGATACCTAAGGTACGTAAGTCGTGGCATGCATCGACCACTCGCTGTGGCTGCTGCATCAATGTGGTTTCAGTGATTTCCAACTGTAATAACTGAGGATTGAGCTGGGAGTCTCTCAGTGCTTTGGTTACAACATGGAATATGTCATCGTAAAGAAACTGCACGGTTGACACGTTTACCGCGACGCAAATCGGATGGCCGAGTTGATCCCACGCTTTGGCCTGCTGACATGCGGTTTCAATCACCCAGCGACCGATAGGAATAATTTGTTGGCTGCGTTCGGCAACGCCCACAAACTCGTCGGGAGGAATGATTCCCAAATCAGGATGTTTCCAGCGGATTAAGGCTTCAGCCCCATGTACTAAATTGGTTTTGATATCGACTTTAGGTTGGTAATACAAGGCCAACTGGCCTTTTTCGATGGCATCGCTCAGTTCACGTTCTATTTGGTAACTGCGGACTGTTTCTCCAATCAAGTTCTCATCAAACCATTGAATGCTGTTTTTACCTGCTTGTTTTGCTCTTTTAAGTGCAATATCGACGTTTCGACACCAGATATCTGTGTCGTATAAAGCGTCATCCAATGAGGCAATACCAATACTGATTGTCATGGTGTAACTACGTTTGTCGAGATGATAGGCAGATTGGCAGGCTTCTAAGATGTAAGTGGCCACTTGCTGAGAGTAGAAGTTTACATCGTACTTATCTTGCAATAGCACCGCGAATTCATCACCACTTAATCGGTATATGTTGATGCGGTTGAAATCCAAATTGCTTAAGCGCTTTGCGAACTGAATTAACAATAAGTCGCCTTGTTGGTGACCGAGTGAATCGTTGATCTGCTTAAAGTCATCAAGGTCGAGTAACAGCAATGCAAATTTGGTTTTACTGGTTTCCCCCGCAATTTTGGCTATCGATTCTAAATCTTGTTTGAACGCTTTGCGGTTGGATACTTGTGTTAGGAAGTCGGTAAGGCTGTCTTTACGATAGCGTTCAACTTGTTTGCTCAGTTTCTGTTTGTAGAAAGTGCCGCCAGTGGCAAAAATGGCGATAGCGGAGAGTTCAATTGATGCTTCGACAAATTCAGATACTTGTGCACCCGTAATATGTGGGATGTAAATCCCGAGAATGCTTAATGCGACCGCTATTGGCCACAGTGAGCCGGGGAAAATCGCGATATAACAGAGTGGCACCAATATAAAGGATTGGGAAAGGACACTGATATTCAGCGGTTCGAGATAACTTCCTGCCAGCAGCAAGGCAAAAGTGACTACGGATAGCACGCGTTTAAACCAAATGTTACTCATAAAGTACGCAGCAAGCATACACAGTGGATAAATGAAGTAGTAGCGCGCGAGGGTTTGATGTTCGGTCAGTAAGGTGTAACTCACGGCACTGACTGCGATTAGAAATAAAATCGTAATGAGAAAGTGTTTTTGATCAGGATTGTTGTTCGCAGTTGTAGTGGACTTCATGAATTATCCTTTTACTTTTAATAACCACTGGATAAACGTATATCGGGACACCTGAACTTCAGTGTAGTCACTGTTAAAGTCGAACATTGAGTTGCATGCAGGAAAAATGTTAATGACAGTTCAAAGTTGCATAGTGGTTTCACTTTTGAGACAAAATTGAGCGCCAAATAAAAAAATAGCCCTCCATCTGGAGGGCTATTTTTATGATTCGTTATGAATTTCACTTATTGGTTTTAACTCGTTGAGTGGTAACCAGTTAACCTTTACACCGGCTTGCAAAAACATATCTTGGCTCACCTTAATTTTATCTCCCCAGCGAGAGAGGAAATCTTCGGTTTGCTCGGGGCAGTGAACCGCTGATATACCTGTTTGGATAATCTTGGCTGCGCAGTTTGGGCAAGGGAAATGTGTCACGTAAACTTCGCATCCGTCCAAGTCACGTTTAGCAAATAGAATGGCATTTTCTTCAGCGTGTAGAGTTTTGAGATATTTCATATCTCTATCGTCTGTGTTTGCACTGTCTGAAATACCATGCGGGTAACCATTAAAGCCCACAGAAACAATTCGATTTTGTTTTGTAATAACGGCCCCTACTTGTGTAGAAGGGTCTTTACTCCAAGAGCCAACAAGTTCTGCCATTTGGTAAAAACGTTGTGACCATTTCGAAATCATAGTGAGGCTTCCTCTGCTAAATCATTAATTGCGCTAGTTATCTGTTACTTGAAGCTATGCTGGATGTTGAACAGTGCGTTATCCGCTTGTTCTAGTCATCATGGCGACAAGTAGTTTGGTTGTAATAATACCCTGATTTTGCGTCTTTTAGTCTATAAAAAGATAAGAAACTAAAAGCTTCCGACCCAAGTCGAGTCGGCCTATTTAATCAGATGTAGATATCACTCGTGTGCCTTGTGAGATATCTCTTACAAGGCGTGTAGGATATTTGATTTAAATGCTTGAGATTAATGGTTGGTTTCTTCTCTAAGTATCTGTAAATGTAGAGATTTACCGTATTCGCAAAAAACTCTTCAATATATTTATTGCGTAGCGTACTTGCTACTAAGTGGCGTTGTCGTAATCTTAAGGTGTTGGCAGGATGCTGGCACGGAAATGGAAAAGCTCACGGATAGAGTATCTTCAGGACGAAGATTCGGTTGTTCAGGATGAATGGTCGGCAAGGAAAGCAAAGGATATTAACGTTAAGTTCGAAATAGCTAGGATGGTTGTTTTAGAACGGTTAATAGACAACTTAAGGGATTAAGCGTCTGTCAGGATGACAGATTCAGGACACCGCTAGGATGGCGATGAAATGGAATGCGCTGAAGGAACCAGCAGATTATCAAGGAATAGATGCAGGGAGCACCTATTAGTAGCCGGATTGCTGCGAAGAGAATAGAACCCCGCTAAGTGAAAACTTAGTGGGGTTTTCTTTTACCTCACATTTCAAAAATATCCCCTAGCAAATGTGTCTAACGTAAATTCTTTGTTCATTTTTGTCTTCGACCGCTAAGTCTATTGCGTCTTTTGATGACAAATTTGATAATGTTTGTTCACATCGCATAGCGCTAGGTATGAAGTACCTTGCTTTGTCGCTACCTATACATTTTGGGTGTCACTTTGGAAAAAACCTCGCTGTTTCTTATCAACACGCTCAAGTCTCATCCTGAGCAGTATCTGACTATTGGTGAACTTTTAGAGTTACTTAGACGCCGTTCATACGGTGCACTGCTGATCATGTTGAGTCTGGCAGGACTTATTCCCGGTATTTCCTTCTTTGCGGCTGTCGCTGATTTTTTGCTTGGGTTACAGATTGCGCTGGGTTTCCATGCTCCTCGGCTTCCTAATATCATTCAAAAACAGCGTATTCATCGTGAAAAAACGCTGAAGTTCACTCAAGAGGTAATGCCTTGGCTGGAGCGTATTGAAGAATATGTAAAACCGCGTTGGGAACCTCTATCCAGTGCGAATGCCCGCCGAGTGATTGGCGCGATGATTTGTGTACTCGCTGCTATTGCTATTCTGCCTCTGCCGTTTATTAACTTTCTGCCAAATTTCGCGATTATTTGTCTAGCATTGGGTATTATTGAGCGCGATGGCTTGTGCCTGCTGATTGGTAGCGCGATTGCTTTGATGGCGATGTGGATCAGCCAAATTATGGTGAGAATGGCGTGGAATTCATTGATGTTAGCGTTGTAATATCAGGTTCTGAAACAATAAAGAATGAGTATTAAAATGGAAGCAAAAGTAAAGTGGGTCGAAGATTTTAAGTTTTTAGGCCAATCTAACTCAGGCCATTCTATTGTGATGGATGGTAATGGCGGTTCTACTGCACCTAGTCCAATGGAAATGGTTTTGCTCGGGGCGGGTGGTTGTAGTTCAGTTGACGTTGTCGATGGTCTAAAAAAAGCGGAACAGAAAGTGACCGGTTGTGTGGCAAAACTTTCTGCCGAGCGTCGTGATACGGCACCACGCATCTTTACTAAGGTAAATATTCACTTTGTTGTGACGGGTGAAAACCTGGATGCCAAGATTGTTGAGCAAGTAACGGCGGATTCGCTGGAAAAATACTGCTCTGTCTGTCTTATGTTAGGTGAAGCCGTTGATATGACCCACAGTTGGGAAATTGTTGCTGCATAATCTAAGCGTTAATTTTTGAGAGGCTGAGCTATGTGCTCGGCCTTTTTTGTGCCTGCTAGAAAAACGCAGTGACAGTTTCCAAGCGGTTGTGTGTTGCTTGGCTATGATTAAAGAATCAATCATTGTTGAAAGATAAGCATGGCGTTAAAAGGGACAATCTCAGAGTGGTATATAGACAGAGGCTATGGCTATATCATTCCTGATTCAGGGGCGCTGAGGATCAAATTTCTTCTCTCAGACGTAAAGAACTCAGTCAATATAGGCGAGTTAAAACAGCCTGTTCGCTTCGTCATTGCTCAAGATGAAAATGGCAACCGTAGAGCTACTCATGTAGAAGGTGTTCGTTCTTTTCCATGGGCTACGCTGATTGTTGTCTGGTTTGCCGCGACATTAGGCGGTTGCGTTTATTTTTGGCAGTACCCGCTGCTCATTGTTTATTACTATCTCGGCGCGACCGCAATTGTGCTCGCCATTTATCTACTGGATAAGCGCAATGAGAAACGAAACAAGGCTGTGACGGGGGAATCTGCCTTGTTATTTCTCTCGTTCTTGGGTGGCTGGCCGGGTGCAGTTATCGGGCAGTATTCGTTTAATTTGCAGCCAAAATCCTTTACGTTTCAGCTACTGTTTTTCTTCGTCATGGCACTGCATATCACCTTCTTAGTGTGGAGTCTCACTCCCGAGGGCAGTGTTCAACTTCGTGAGTGGGTTCGTTTAATCTCGCCGCGTTAAACGAGTTAATGAGGAAATTTATCTTTTACACTTTTCTGTTTTTCGCTGAATAAAAAGGGGTAATATTTCGATTCTAGTCATCAAAGATGTATCAAGCATTAGGACGTAGTAATGACAGAATTAGAAAAGATGATGAATGGCCTCGATTTTGACAGCTTCGATCCAGAAATAGTGGAACTTCGTAAAACCACAGCGCAACTTAAACTGGATATTAATCAGTGTATTGACCAAGAAGAGCGTCTGGTATTGCAGTCAAAGCTGTTTGGTAAAATTGGCAGAAGCCTAGTTCAGCCACCTTTTCACTGTGAATTTGGCAAAACCATCTCTATTGGTGAAGAAACCTTCATTAATATGAACGTTGTAATGTTGGACAATGCCCCTATCACAATTGGCAACAATGTTTTGATTGGCCCTAACGCTCAGTTTTATACCCCAACTCATCCTTTAGATTACAAAGCGAGAAGACGCTGGGAAACCACGTGTAAACCGATTGTGGTTGAAGACGATGTTTGGGTGGGCGGCAATGTGGTCATTAACCAAGGCGTCACTGTCGGTGCGCGTTCGGTGATAGTCGCTAACTCTGTCGTCAATAGCGATGTTCCACCCGATACACTGGTGGGTGGTACGCCTGCACGTGTTATCCGCAAACTGAATGTTGAATCATAGATTTAGCCTCCGCAGTGATGACTGGAAGATCACTGCGTTTGGGGTGAGTTAGACATACAAATCTTCTCTATCTTCACCATATGAATTACAGTGCGAGCTTCAATTGTATTTGGAGAAAGCCTTTGTCTCGTCATAAACACACTCTATTTGGTATTGCGGCCATTTTATTATGGGCATGCTTGATGGGGTTAACCCGCACAGTCGCTGAACAATTTGGCCCGATTGGTGGCGCAGCACTTATTTACACCGCGGCTTCACTGTTTTTGATGGCTGTCATGGGAGTGCCTAAACTCAGCTCTTTCTCTCCAAAGTACATCATTATTGGTGGCGCCTTGTTCGTCAGTTATGAGATTTGTTTAGCGCTTGCACTTGGTATGGCAAATGACCGACATCAAGCGTTGCAAATGGCTGTCGTCAATTATCTTTGGCCTGCGTTAACGGTATTGTTAGCGGTGTTGATCAGCAGAAAGCCGGTTAACATTCTGGTTTATCCAAGCATTGCTTTAGCTTTTATCGGTGTCGCTTGGACAATTACAGGTGATCAAGGTCTTTCTGTTTCGGCTATAGCAGCTAACGTTGCGACTAACCCAGTCACGTATTCAATGGCTTTTATCGGTGCAATAATTTGGGCGGTTTACTGTAACGTGACCAAGAGTTTAGCGAACGGCCAAAATGCTATCACAGTGTTTTTTATCATGACGGCAATATCGCTTTGGGTGAAGTACGCGATTAGCGATGAAAGTGCATTGCAGTTTACCCTATCGTCAACAATGAACTTAGTGCTCACTGGCATTGTAATGGGGAGCGGCTACGCGCTGTGGAACGTGGCGATTCTGCGTGGAAACATGATGCTTCTGGCTACGCTGTCTTACTTCACACCTGTGTTTTCGACCTTACTTTCGTCTGCCATATTAGGTGTCGCTTTAGGCGTGTCTTTCTGGCAAGGAGTAATGATGGTCACTATCGGTTCATTAGTCTGCTGGTGGGTGACCCGCAGTAAAAAGGACATTGATTCGAATGAGCCGTTGCTTAGTCAAAAGATTAGCCATGAAAATGAAGCTTAATACAGATTAGATGGTGAGAGATGAATAAAAAGAACCCCCGCTGGTAGCGAGGGTTCTTTTTTATTTTCAGTTAGCTTGCGATGTTCACGCTGAGCTGAAGATTAAACGGTAGCTTTGACAGCTTCTTATGCAGTGTACGTCGAGTATGTTCAATATCTTCTACAGCAATCACGTTGTCTTCAGATTTGATGTCTACATCAACCCACAACTCACGGCCAATTTTAGTTACTGCCGAAAGTTCTACCAGTTGATCTGATTCTTCACCAGCAGCTAGAACGCCTTGGTCGACTTTGTTACAAATATCTTCACTTGGGGCCATCATGAAAATTTCACGTAGTGAAGACTTCAACATTTCGAACGGTACCTTTAAGAAGTAGAACGACATTGCCAACATCATCATTGGGTCGGTATAGACCGCGTATTCAGCCAGTGGTGATAGAGTCACCAACCAAGCTAAGATGAAACCAATGGTTACCGCTACACTGAGCAAAGTATCCATTTTCCATTGTTTTACTTCAGCATCAATTAAGTCAGAGGCAGTGCGTCTGTGCAGCTTCGTCATGTAAAACCATGCGATACCACAGCCAATCACGTTAACAATACCGAATAGAGTCGCAATCGAAACGTCAACTTCTCGGCCGCCAGTAAACATAGCTACAACAGCACTATATAACGAAGCACACACGACGATTAAAATAACCGCGCCTTTGACTGCGATTACCGCTGGCTCAAGAGCGGCACGACCAAACTGGAATTCGTCATCAGACGGCTTTTGAATATATCGAGAAGCAATTAGCGACAAAATAGTTAACAGTAAGCTGACTAGTGAGTACATACCGTCAAACA harbors:
- the yddG gene encoding aromatic amino acid DMT transporter YddG, with the protein product MSRHKHTLFGIAAILLWACLMGLTRTVAEQFGPIGGAALIYTAASLFLMAVMGVPKLSSFSPKYIIIGGALFVSYEICLALALGMANDRHQALQMAVVNYLWPALTVLLAVLISRKPVNILVYPSIALAFIGVAWTITGDQGLSVSAIAANVATNPVTYSMAFIGAIIWAVYCNVTKSLANGQNAITVFFIMTAISLWVKYAISDESALQFTLSSTMNLVLTGIVMGSGYALWNVAILRGNMMLLATLSYFTPVFSTLLSSAILGVALGVSFWQGVMMVTIGSLVCWWVTRSKKDIDSNEPLLSQKISHENEA
- a CDS encoding cation diffusion facilitator family transporter: MCAKTNINEKRILTLSALISSGFAMGGLVVGLLVSSLVILFDGMYSLVSLLLTILSLIASRYIQKPSDDEFQFGRAALEPAVIAVKGAVILIVVCASLYSAVVAMFTGGREVDVSIATLFGIVNVIGCGIAWFYMTKLHRRTASDLIDAEVKQWKMDTLLSVAVTIGFILAWLVTLSPLAEYAVYTDPMMMLAMSFYFLKVPFEMLKSSLREIFMMAPSEDICNKVDQGVLAAGEESDQLVELSAVTKIGRELWVDVDIKSEDNVIAVEDIEHTRRTLHKKLSKLPFNLQLSVNIAS